In one Bacteroidota bacterium genomic region, the following are encoded:
- the atpG gene encoding ATP synthase F1 subunit gamma: MANLKEIRIRISSTISTQQITKAMKLVSATKLRKAQGGIMQMRPYANKLFGMLANLAGSVEDESLAKYFDQRETKKLMLVVLTSDRGLCGAFNSNVIKKTRSLLENKYAHLGKENITLLCIGKKGSEFFGKMGYKVDNRFRELFQNLNADTAFEAGNYVFEAFLSGQYDRVDLVYNQFKNAATQILQDEQYLPVDMEEMQGNDSNVNYIFEPGKVEILNDLIPRALKTKLYRALLDSFASEHGARMVAMDKATENAGELLKSLKLTYNQARQAAITNEISEIVGGAAALE, encoded by the coding sequence ATGGCGAATCTTAAAGAAATACGCATACGGATTAGTTCCACCATCAGTACACAGCAGATTACCAAGGCAATGAAATTGGTATCAGCTACTAAACTGCGCAAGGCTCAAGGCGGCATTATGCAAATGCGCCCCTACGCCAACAAACTGTTTGGTATGCTGGCTAACCTTGCCGGAAGTGTTGAGGATGAGAGCTTGGCAAAGTATTTTGACCAGCGCGAAACCAAAAAGCTGATGTTGGTGGTGTTAACTTCTGACAGGGGATTGTGTGGCGCTTTTAACAGCAACGTGATTAAGAAAACCCGCAGCTTGCTTGAAAACAAGTACGCTCACTTGGGTAAAGAAAACATTACGCTGTTGTGTATTGGTAAAAAGGGTTCTGAGTTTTTTGGCAAAATGGGATACAAGGTGGATAACCGTTTCCGTGAGTTGTTCCAAAATCTGAACGCTGATACAGCATTTGAAGCCGGTAACTATGTATTTGAAGCTTTTTTGAGCGGCCAATACGACCGTGTGGATTTGGTGTACAACCAATTTAAAAATGCGGCTACACAAATATTGCAAGATGAGCAATACCTGCCTGTGGATATGGAAGAAATGCAAGGCAACGATAGCAATGTAAACTACATTTTTGAACCCGGTAAGGTTGAAATCTTAAACGATTTGATACCCCGTGCGTTGAAAACTAAGTTGTACCGTGCTTTGCTTGACTCGTTTGCATCTGAACACGGCGCACGTATGGTGGCTATGGATAAGGCAACTGAAAACGCAGGTGAACTGCTGAAATCGTTGAAACTTACCTACAACCAAGCACGCCAAGCGGCTATTACCAACGAGATTTCAGAAATCGTGGGTGGTGCTGCCGCACTTGAATAG
- a CDS encoding F0F1 ATP synthase subunit alpha, translating to MSVTGIRPDEVSAIIREQLSNLKTEAQLEEVGTVLQVGDGIAIIYGLSKVQYGELIEFDGGLQGIALNLEQDNVGAVLLGGSDKVKEGDTVKRLNRIASIKVGDSMLGRVINTLGEPIDGMGPLSGDLYEMPLERKAPGVIFREPVQEPLQTGIKAIDAMIPIGRGQRELIIGDRQTGKTAIAIDTIINQKEFYDKGQPVFCVYVAIGQKASTVAQVVNTLKAKGAMDYTVVVSASASDPAPLQMYAPMAGCAIGEFFRDRGKPALIIYDDLSKQAVAYREVSLLLRRPPGREAYPGDVFYLHSRLLERAAKVNASDEIAQKMNDLPESIKGLVKGGGSLTALPIIETQAGDVSAYIPTNVISITDGQIFLESNLFNSGVRPAINVGISVSRVGGNAQIKSMKKVAGTLKLDQAQYRELEAFAKFGSDLDAATKSVLDKGSRNVEVLKQGQYQPVRVEHQVAVIYLGTKGLLRNVPVNKVKEFEAEFISYLDAKHRDTLDLLAKGKIDDDITAVLEKVAAELTAKYKA from the coding sequence ATGTCAGTAACAGGAATAAGGCCCGATGAGGTTTCAGCCATCATAAGGGAGCAGCTTTCAAACCTGAAAACCGAAGCCCAGCTTGAAGAAGTTGGTACCGTGTTACAGGTGGGCGACGGTATTGCCATTATATACGGCCTAAGCAAAGTTCAATATGGCGAACTTATTGAATTTGACGGTGGCTTGCAGGGTATAGCCCTTAACCTTGAACAAGATAACGTGGGTGCGGTATTGTTGGGTGGATCTGACAAGGTGAAAGAAGGCGATACTGTAAAACGTTTGAACCGTATTGCCTCTATTAAAGTAGGTGATAGCATGTTGGGTCGTGTAATTAACACACTTGGCGAACCTATCGACGGTATGGGACCCCTTTCAGGTGATTTGTATGAGATGCCTTTGGAGCGTAAAGCACCCGGGGTAATCTTCCGCGAGCCTGTACAAGAGCCTTTGCAAACCGGTATTAAAGCGATTGATGCGATGATTCCTATCGGACGTGGTCAGCGTGAGTTGATTATTGGTGACCGCCAAACCGGTAAAACGGCTATTGCTATCGATACCATTATTAACCAAAAAGAGTTTTACGATAAAGGCCAGCCTGTATTTTGCGTGTACGTAGCTATCGGACAGAAAGCTTCTACCGTTGCACAGGTGGTAAATACGCTGAAAGCTAAAGGCGCTATGGATTATACCGTAGTAGTTTCGGCTTCAGCATCTGATCCAGCTCCTTTGCAAATGTACGCTCCAATGGCCGGTTGTGCTATTGGTGAGTTCTTCAGGGACAGGGGTAAACCTGCTTTGATTATTTATGATGACCTTTCTAAACAAGCGGTAGCTTACCGTGAAGTGTCATTGCTACTTCGTCGTCCACCAGGCCGTGAAGCATATCCCGGTGACGTGTTTTATCTACACAGCCGCTTGCTTGAGCGTGCTGCTAAGGTGAACGCATCTGATGAGATTGCACAAAAAATGAACGATTTGCCAGAGTCAATCAAAGGATTGGTAAAAGGCGGCGGTTCACTTACTGCACTTCCCATCATTGAAACACAAGCGGGTGACGTATCTGCTTATATCCCAACCAACGTAATCTCTATTACTGATGGTCAGATATTCCTTGAGTCGAACTTGTTTAACTCAGGTGTGCGTCCTGCTATCAACGTAGGTATTTCGGTATCACGTGTGGGTGGTAACGCTCAGATTAAATCAATGAAGAAAGTTGCGGGTACGTTGAAGCTTGACCAAGCACAGTACCGCGAGTTGGAAGCGTTTGCAAAATTCGGTTCTGACCTTGATGCGGCTACTAAATCGGTACTTGACAAAGGTTCTCGTAACGTGGAAGTTTTGAAACAAGGACAATACCAACCTGTGCGCGTTGAGCACCAAGTTGCTGTTATTTACTTGGGTACTAAAGGCTTGTTGCGTAACGTGCCTGTGAACAAGGTAAAAGAGTTTGAAGCTGAATTCATTTCTTACCTTGATGCTAAACACAGGGATACACTTGACCTATTGGCCAAAGGTAAAATTGACGATGATATAACCGCTGTACTTGAGAAGGTTGCCGCAGAACTTACGGCCAAGTACAAAGCATAA
- the atpH gene encoding ATP synthase F1 subunit delta, with translation MSEIRIAARYAKSLMELAQEKGLLEQVNYDMRNLQIVVKENPALLNVLKSPIIKSDKKAAVMNAVFGNTFNKLTMLFIDKVTSRRREMLLPLMAEEFLRQYNVHNGIQSATVTSATVLNAGMQAAVKEFIEKETNGRVDLKAVVNPDIIGGLVIRIEDSLYDSSIAKKLNRLKKELIHQN, from the coding sequence ATGTCTGAAATCAGAATAGCAGCAAGGTATGCCAAATCGCTGATGGAATTGGCACAAGAGAAGGGCCTGCTTGAGCAGGTGAACTACGATATGCGCAACTTGCAAATTGTGGTAAAAGAAAACCCTGCTTTGTTAAATGTGCTTAAAAGCCCCATCATTAAAAGCGATAAAAAAGCTGCCGTAATGAACGCCGTTTTTGGCAACACTTTCAATAAACTAACCATGTTGTTTATTGATAAAGTAACTTCAAGACGCAGGGAAATGTTATTGCCCCTGATGGCCGAAGAGTTTTTACGCCAATACAACGTGCACAACGGTATACAATCGGCCACGGTTACCAGTGCAACTGTACTTAATGCAGGTATGCAGGCAGCTGTGAAAGAATTTATTGAAAAGGAAACAAATGGAAGGGTTGACCTGAAAGCAGTTGTGAACCCTGATATAATAGGCGGTCTTGTAATACGTATCGAGGATAGCTTGTACGACTCAAGTATCGCGAAGAAACTTAACCGTTTGAAAAAAGAATTAATTCATCAAAACTAA
- a CDS encoding F0F1 ATP synthase subunit B — MELLTPALGLFFWTLVVFAIVFFVLRKFAWRPILQSLKDREDKIEGSLQMAENARKEMELLKADNEKLLNEARAERDKILKEAKEISDTLVAQAKQKADIEGKRLIESAQDSINKEKEAAKAEIKELVAALSIEMAEKILKKKFENPAEQEQLVKDYLQNATLN; from the coding sequence ATGGAATTATTAACCCCGGCGCTTGGATTATTTTTTTGGACCTTAGTGGTTTTCGCAATCGTATTCTTTGTATTGCGCAAATTTGCTTGGAGGCCCATATTGCAGAGCCTGAAAGATAGGGAAGATAAAATTGAAGGCTCATTGCAGATGGCTGAAAATGCCCGCAAAGAAATGGAGCTTTTGAAAGCAGATAACGAAAAACTGCTGAACGAAGCCCGTGCAGAGCGCGATAAAATTTTGAAAGAAGCCAAAGAAATCAGCGATACGCTTGTAGCACAAGCTAAACAAAAAGCTGATATCGAAGGCAAGCGTTTGATTGAAAGCGCACAGGATAGCATAAACAAAGAAAAAGAAGCTGCCAAAGCTGAGATTAAAGAATTGGTTGCTGCTCTTTCTATTGAGATGGCTGAGAAAATCCTGAAAAAGAAATTTGAAAATCCTGCTGAGCAGGAGCAATTGGTGAAAGATTACCTGCAAAACGCTACTTTAAACTAA
- the atpE gene encoding ATP synthase F0 subunit C, with protein MLLQKLLLESWGPLGAGIGAGLVALGVGLGIGKIGSGAVESIARQPESSGDIRTTAIILAAFIEGVALFGAVICFLAMSA; from the coding sequence ATGTTATTACAAAAATTGCTTCTTGAAAGTTGGGGCCCGTTAGGTGCCGGTATTGGTGCAGGTCTTGTTGCCCTTGGCGTAGGCTTGGGTATCGGTAAAATTGGTTCAGGAGCTGTTGAATCAATCGCCCGTCAACCTGAGTCATCAGGTGACATCAGGACTACTGCGATCATCTTGGCCGCCTTTATCGAAGGTGTGGCTCTGTTTGGTGCAGTAATCTGTTTCCTTGCCATGTCAGCTTAA
- the atpB gene encoding F0F1 ATP synthase subunit A has product MSSVNKGFSNFKALNFLVLLAFFVTFSLTKASVPHENGGHHDSTVEGAAHHDEAHAHDSGHATETKYDAKSVIMHHISDAHEWEFFATKSFHATLPLPVILYSAENGLDIFLSSAFKHKEGEHDHDAPKYYKNYVIHHEKIYLANADGGLTMDEHHHATNAKPMDFSLTKNVASMIVSLVLLCLIFITVANAYVKKGQWVPKGLQSFMEPLILFVRDDVVRPNMGKKTGDVFMPYMLTLFFFIWFNNLLGLLPGAANVTGNIAVTAVLAVITLVVTNLKGNKHYWGHIFNPPGVPKPLLLIMWPVEILGIFTKPFALMIRLFANITAGHIIILSILGLIFMFSNGGANVGAGFGVSLAALPLALFLFCLELLVAFLQAFIFTMLTSLFIGQAMEDHGHHDDEHAHAAH; this is encoded by the coding sequence ATGAGTAGCGTCAATAAAGGATTTTCAAATTTTAAAGCCCTAAACTTTTTAGTGCTTTTAGCGTTTTTTGTTACTTTTTCGTTAACAAAAGCCAGTGTTCCTCACGAAAATGGAGGTCACCATGACTCAACTGTTGAAGGTGCAGCTCATCATGATGAGGCTCATGCACACGACAGTGGCCATGCAACAGAAACAAAGTACGATGCCAAATCGGTAATCATGCACCACATTAGTGATGCACACGAGTGGGAATTCTTTGCCACTAAATCATTCCACGCAACCCTTCCTTTGCCTGTTATATTATATAGTGCAGAAAACGGTTTAGACATTTTCTTGTCAAGCGCGTTTAAACACAAAGAGGGTGAGCATGACCACGATGCTCCTAAATATTATAAGAACTACGTGATACATCACGAGAAAATATATTTAGCAAATGCTGATGGCGGACTTACTATGGATGAGCATCACCATGCTACCAACGCTAAGCCGATGGATTTTTCACTAACCAAAAACGTAGCCTCAATGATTGTATCATTGGTTCTATTGTGCCTTATATTTATTACAGTGGCTAACGCTTATGTTAAAAAAGGACAATGGGTACCCAAAGGTTTGCAATCGTTTATGGAGCCTTTGATACTATTTGTACGCGACGATGTTGTGCGCCCTAACATGGGTAAGAAAACAGGCGATGTATTTATGCCTTACATGCTTACTTTGTTTTTCTTCATTTGGTTTAACAACTTATTAGGTTTGTTGCCCGGTGCAGCTAACGTAACCGGTAACATTGCAGTTACGGCGGTATTGGCAGTTATCACCCTTGTAGTTACCAACCTTAAAGGTAACAAACACTACTGGGGTCACATTTTCAATCCTCCGGGAGTTCCCAAGCCACTACTTTTGATTATGTGGCCTGTTGAAATATTAGGTATCTTTACTAAGCCCTTTGCGTTGATGATACGTTTGTTTGCAAACATTACTGCAGGCCACATCATCATCCTAAGTATCCTTGGTTTGATATTTATGTTTAGCAATGGCGGAGCAAACGTAGGAGCAGGTTTTGGTGTATCGTTGGCAGCATTGCCATTGGCACTGTTCCTGTTTTGCCTTGAGTTGTTGGTTGCCTTCCTTCAGGCGTTCATCTTTACCATGCTTACCTCGTTGTTTATCGGTCAAGCAATGGAAGACCACGGACACCATGATGATGAGCACGCCCATGCAGCTCACTAA
- a CDS encoding AtpZ/AtpI family protein has translation MEELPQKPSKPKRILNAYAFLSLGLQLVISTGVLGILGHYLDEFLKISFPLFLMLGILAGLTASVIKILRELDNKKNN, from the coding sequence ATGGAAGAACTGCCCCAAAAGCCATCAAAACCGAAGCGGATTCTTAACGCTTACGCATTTTTATCGTTAGGTCTTCAATTAGTGATATCCACAGGTGTATTGGGCATCTTGGGTCATTATTTGGATGAGTTTTTAAAAATTAGTTTTCCATTGTTTCTTATGTTGGGTATACTTGCAGGGTTAACTGCCTCTGTAATAAAAATATTGAGAGAGCTGGATAACAAAAAAAACAACTAA
- a CDS encoding polymer-forming cytoskeletal protein, which yields MFNKETKSRNADAPSASINIIGVGTDITGDVNSNGDIRIDGNIKGTILSKARVVIGASSVIKGDIEAQNADISGTVTGKITVTETLFLKGTAKVHGDVTVNKLVVESGAEFNGNCNMLSTKHIPADNTMQQHGRTAPKAIKTEADS from the coding sequence ATGTTTAATAAAGAAACTAAAAGCCGCAATGCGGATGCACCTTCAGCTTCAATCAACATAATAGGTGTAGGTACAGATATTACCGGCGACGTTAACTCAAACGGTGATATACGTATTGATGGCAATATAAAAGGCACCATACTATCAAAAGCAAGGGTGGTTATAGGCGCATCAAGCGTTATCAAAGGCGATATTGAGGCGCAGAATGCCGATATATCAGGCACAGTTACAGGTAAAATTACCGTTACAGAGACACTTTTCTTAAAAGGCACTGCTAAAGTTCACGGTGATGTAACAGTTAATAAGTTGGTGGTAGAGTCGGGAGCGGAGTTTAACGGTAACTGTAATATGTTGTCAACTAAGCATATTCCCGCCGATAATACAATGCAACAACATGGAAGAACTGCCCCAAAAGCCATCAAAACCGAAGCGGATTCTTAA
- a CDS encoding tetratricopeptide repeat protein, whose protein sequence is MNLVKQTYIKALGLAALLIITVSCNKNSTSWMNRKYQNMVSRYNVYYNGTEKLKEVQLNLALNHKDNYNEVLDVFPYGDEQQAKAQEATLDEVIKKGSKIILNRPVSKWVDDAYLLVGKAYFFKADYYAAIETFQYINTRYKNTPIAQEATVWILKSYIMLKRYNDAEALSGLIRNSAALPPALVGMFAAATAEVYNKQHKYEPALDEMRTALSKTKKRSVRARYTYITAQLHERLGRPDSAKYYLQKVLKLNPTYDMAFNAKISLARNYDPKDNGQVRSARRYLRSMLRDDKNISYFDQIYYQLAMIEKSEGNTDRAIDNFKLSLQNSQSNKNQQALSYLAMADIYFNKPDYTLSQLYYDSTVRVIEPGFYDYKNIIKKQSVLSELIKYKVIVAREDSLQKLAALSPSDLDKKVDRWIKEEEQQRKKAEEQKEKDKQNANPGGGGLPGFPGQPGLGGQQPQPQGSGSNWYFYSQQQLSIGYTDFIRKWGNRKMTDDWRYSQKEKDMFTTMPNPSDPIKKDPGGSNTDTSSQQVNGGENNDELNKRLADIPEAKRRFYKDIPFTDDEKARSNAKIADALYNIGIIYLEKLTDMPEAINAFETLVSRFAGSEYEPRAYYYLHKIYKTDNPAKAAEYKNLLITKYPDTDYALLVNDGTITTKGTAGVDWRKTDFYNTTYGLFTNGRYNEVKSRRTVADTMLAGTSMMPKYELLYAMSVGKTESKENYRKELEKIIEQYPATEIGQRAKDLLDAVSKHEIKDTASNSVAPVRDTREDLFKYEQDGQHYTIVILPGAKADMNSIRIKIANYNESTYPGKEFEVVAGLLNATHRILLIRTFESRDKAKDYAKDLEKFHAMFLGTIEKKETEYLTITPNNYAELLKMKELGPYLSFYKRYYSK, encoded by the coding sequence TTGAACTTAGTCAAACAAACATATATAAAGGCATTAGGACTGGCGGCATTGCTTATTATCACAGTTAGCTGTAATAAAAACAGTACCAGTTGGATGAACCGCAAATACCAAAACATGGTATCGCGGTACAACGTATATTATAATGGCACGGAGAAGTTGAAAGAGGTGCAGCTTAACCTTGCACTTAACCACAAAGACAACTACAACGAGGTGTTGGATGTTTTCCCATACGGGGATGAACAACAAGCCAAAGCACAGGAAGCCACGCTTGACGAGGTGATTAAAAAAGGGTCGAAAATTATCCTTAACCGTCCTGTGAGCAAATGGGTAGACGATGCTTATCTGCTGGTGGGCAAAGCCTACTTTTTTAAAGCCGATTACTACGCCGCCATCGAGACTTTTCAGTACATCAACACCAGGTATAAAAACACCCCTATAGCTCAAGAAGCCACTGTATGGATTTTAAAATCATACATTATGCTGAAACGCTATAACGATGCCGAAGCATTATCAGGTCTTATACGTAACAGCGCCGCTCTGCCCCCTGCTTTGGTAGGTATGTTTGCCGCCGCCACTGCCGAGGTTTACAATAAGCAACACAAGTACGAGCCTGCACTGGATGAAATGCGTACTGCACTTTCAAAAACTAAAAAACGCTCGGTAAGGGCACGTTATACCTATATCACCGCCCAATTGCACGAACGTTTGGGCAGGCCTGATTCAGCCAAGTATTATTTGCAAAAAGTACTGAAACTGAACCCTACCTATGATATGGCCTTCAATGCCAAAATAAGTCTTGCCCGTAACTACGACCCCAAAGATAACGGACAGGTACGCAGTGCCCGCCGCTATTTGAGAAGTATGTTGAGGGACGATAAGAACATCAGCTATTTCGACCAGATTTATTACCAACTGGCCATGATTGAGAAAAGCGAAGGCAATACGGACAGAGCCATTGATAACTTTAAACTTTCGCTTCAAAACTCTCAAAGCAATAAAAACCAACAAGCCTTGTCGTATTTGGCAATGGCCGATATCTACTTTAACAAGCCTGATTACACACTTTCGCAGTTGTACTATGATAGCACTGTGCGTGTAATTGAACCCGGTTTTTACGATTATAAAAACATCATCAAGAAACAATCGGTTCTTTCTGAATTGATAAAATACAAAGTGATTGTGGCACGCGAAGACAGTTTGCAAAAGCTGGCTGCCCTATCTCCATCCGATCTTGATAAAAAAGTTGACCGCTGGATAAAAGAAGAGGAACAACAACGCAAAAAGGCTGAGGAGCAAAAAGAAAAAGACAAGCAAAATGCGAACCCCGGGGGTGGCGGTTTACCCGGCTTTCCCGGACAGCCCGGCCTTGGCGGCCAACAACCTCAACCACAAGGTTCAGGCTCTAATTGGTATTTCTACAGCCAACAGCAACTTAGCATAGGCTACACTGATTTTATCCGTAAGTGGGGTAATCGTAAAATGACTGACGACTGGCGTTACAGCCAAAAGGAGAAGGATATGTTTACAACAATGCCTAATCCTAGCGACCCTATTAAAAAAGACCCGGGCGGAAGCAATACTGATACCTCTAGCCAACAAGTAAACGGTGGCGAAAATAACGACGAATTGAATAAACGTCTTGCCGATATACCCGAAGCAAAACGCAGGTTTTATAAAGACATTCCTTTTACTGATGATGAAAAGGCCCGCTCAAACGCCAAGATTGCGGATGCTCTTTACAACATTGGTATTATTTATCTTGAAAAACTAACCGATATGCCCGAAGCCATTAATGCGTTTGAAACCCTTGTTTCACGCTTTGCGGGCAGTGAGTACGAACCAAGGGCATATTACTACCTACACAAAATTTACAAGACTGATAACCCGGCAAAAGCCGCTGAGTATAAAAACCTGCTGATAACCAAATACCCTGATACTGATTACGCCTTGTTAGTTAACGACGGTACAATTACTACTAAGGGCACTGCGGGGGTTGATTGGCGTAAAACCGACTTTTACAATACTACTTACGGACTGTTTACAAACGGCCGCTACAATGAAGTGAAAAGTCGCCGTACAGTGGCCGATACAATGCTTGCAGGCACATCTATGATGCCTAAGTATGAGTTGCTGTATGCCATGAGCGTGGGTAAAACTGAGAGCAAAGAGAATTACCGCAAGGAACTGGAAAAAATAATAGAGCAATACCCTGCTACCGAAATTGGACAAAGGGCAAAAGACTTGCTGGATGCTGTTTCAAAACACGAAATAAAAGATACTGCATCAAACAGTGTGGCACCAGTACGCGATACCCGCGAAGACTTGTTTAAATACGAACAAGACGGGCAGCATTATACCATTGTAATACTACCCGGTGCTAAGGCCGATATGAACTCTATACGTATTAAAATTGCCAACTACAACGAATCAACTTACCCGGGCAAAGAGTTTGAGGTGGTGGCAGGTTTGTTAAATGCTACTCACAGGATTTTATTAATACGTACCTTTGAAAGTCGTGATAAAGCTAAGGACTACGCAAAAGACCTTGAGAAGTTCCATGCAATGTTTTTAGGCACCATCGAAAAAAAGGAAACGGAGTATCTTACCATCACCCCAAACAACTACGCAGAGTTGTTGAAAATGAAAGAACTAGGTCCGTATTTAAGTTTTTATAAACGCTACTACAGCAAATAA
- a CDS encoding penicillin-binding protein — protein MADKQPKKKRHPLVRFALFFWIGLMALSVFILLLFAGISFGMLGKLPDIQQLENPQTFLASEVYSQDGALLGKYYYENRSNATYEELSPNLLNALVATEDARFYKHAGIDVRGLGRVFLKTVILRQRSSGGGSTITQQLALNLFSDARANTLIERIKQKLKEWVIAIQLEKRYTKEEIITMYLNTVQFSGNSYGIKSATKVFFNTSPDKLTVDQAAVLVGVLKAISKYNPKLNPDNALNRRNVVMNQMKRYGYLSSEQYDSLKVLPIVLNYQDDTHNEGQATYFREYLRQYLNAQEPERDDYLDKYAYEIDKYYWENNPFYGWINKNTKPDGSKYDLYRDGLKIYVTLDSRLQRYAEKAVDQHMTDLQKSFNQHWKNSSPWGNDNEFIPLAIKRTERYRLMKADGASEDEINKAFNRKSKMRIYTHGGEKDTTMTPLDSVKYYKYFAQTGFMSMDPKSGAIKAWVGGINHKYFKFDHVNIHATRQVGSTFKPFVYSKYVSETKDICKRLPNTRSSIILDDGTVWEPQNSDGKETESEPLYRALALSLNNVTVNIMKQLDPNAPKVVRQTAQSMGIRNHLEDVYSICLGVSNLSLYEMVGAFSTFANKGSYTEPYFIAKIEDKSGAMITGNVMPPTHEALNEKTAFLMLKMMQRVTTGGTGSRLRFKYGIDYNIPIAGKTGTTQNNSDGWFIGITPDLVSGAWVGWDDMKIRFRSTDLGQGAAMALPIFAYYMKSAYADESIKISKGDFEPPKDTEGLIYDCKKEDDEAGEGGVDGQSLFDK, from the coding sequence ATGGCTGATAAGCAACCCAAAAAGAAACGTCACCCATTGGTGAGGTTTGCATTATTTTTCTGGATAGGGCTGATGGCCCTTTCTGTTTTTATACTGCTGCTGTTTGCAGGTATCAGTTTCGGTATGTTGGGCAAGCTGCCCGATATACAACAGCTTGAAAACCCTCAAACTTTTTTGGCTTCGGAAGTTTATAGCCAAGACGGGGCTTTGCTGGGTAAATACTATTACGAAAACCGCTCAAACGCCACCTATGAAGAGCTTAGTCCCAACCTGCTAAATGCGCTGGTAGCCACTGAAGATGCCCGCTTTTACAAACACGCAGGGATTGACGTACGCGGATTGGGGAGGGTATTTTTGAAAACCGTAATTCTTCGTCAGCGTAGTTCGGGCGGAGGTAGTACCATTACACAGCAGTTAGCACTTAATCTTTTCTCAGACGCAAGGGCAAACACGCTTATTGAGCGCATCAAACAAAAACTGAAAGAATGGGTAATTGCCATACAGCTTGAAAAACGTTATACCAAAGAAGAGATTATCACCATGTACCTTAATACGGTGCAATTTTCAGGCAACTCATACGGGATAAAAAGTGCCACCAAAGTATTCTTTAATACTTCACCCGATAAACTTACTGTAGACCAAGCTGCGGTGCTGGTTGGAGTACTGAAAGCTATCTCTAAATACAACCCAAAGCTTAATCCTGATAACGCATTGAACCGTCGTAACGTGGTAATGAACCAAATGAAACGTTACGGATACTTGAGCTCTGAGCAATACGACTCATTGAAAGTGCTGCCCATTGTACTTAATTACCAAGATGATACCCACAACGAGGGGCAGGCAACTTATTTCCGCGAATACCTTAGGCAATACCTAAACGCACAAGAACCTGAAAGGGATGATTATTTAGACAAGTATGCTTACGAGATTGATAAGTATTACTGGGAAAACAACCCGTTTTACGGCTGGATTAACAAAAACACCAAGCCTGACGGCAGCAAATATGATTTGTACCGAGACGGATTGAAAATATATGTAACTCTTGACAGTCGATTGCAACGTTATGCCGAAAAAGCGGTTGATCAACACATGACCGACTTGCAAAAATCGTTTAACCAGCACTGGAAAAACAGCTCACCTTGGGGCAACGACAACGAGTTTATCCCTTTAGCCATAAAACGTACTGAACGCTACCGACTAATGAAAGCCGATGGTGCCAGTGAGGATGAGATAAACAAGGCATTTAACCGCAAAAGCAAGATGCGTATATATACCCACGGTGGCGAAAAGGATACAACAATGACTCCTTTAGATTCTGTGAAGTATTACAAGTATTTTGCCCAAACAGGTTTTATGTCGATGGACCCAAAATCAGGCGCAATTAAGGCTTGGGTAGGAGGCATCAATCATAAGTATTTTAAATTCGACCACGTAAATATCCATGCCACAAGGCAGGTAGGCTCTACCTTTAAGCCTTTTGTGTACTCAAAATACGTTTCTGAAACCAAAGATATATGTAAGCGTTTGCCCAACACCCGTTCAAGCATCATCTTAGATGACGGAACGGTGTGGGAGCCGCAAAACTCTGACGGTAAAGAAACCGAATCGGAACCATTGTACAGGGCACTGGCGTTATCGTTGAATAATGTTACGGTAAACATTATGAAACAGCTTGACCCCAATGCGCCAAAAGTGGTGCGCCAAACCGCCCAAAGCATGGGCATACGCAACCACTTGGAAGACGTGTACTCGATTTGTTTGGGAGTATCTAACCTTTCGTTGTATGAAATGGTAGGTGCTTTCTCAACCTTTGCCAACAAGGGCAGCTATACCGAGCCTTATTTTATTGCCAAGATTGAAGATAAAAGCGGTGCAATGATTACCGGTAATGTGATGCCTCCTACGCACGAAGCATTGAATGAAAAAACAGCCTTTTTGATGCTTAAAATGATGCAACGGGTTACCACAGGCGGTACGGGCTCGCGTTTACGTTTTAAATATGGTATTGATTACAACATACCTATTGCGGGCAAAACAGGTACTACACAAAACAACAGCGACGGCTGGTTTATTGGTATTACCCCTGATTTAGTTTCGGGTGCTTGGGTAGGTTGGGACGATATGAAAATACGCTTCCGCAGTACTGATTTGGGGCAAGGTGCAGCAATGGCTTTACCCATCTTTGCTTATTATATGAAGAGTGCCTATGCTGATGAGTCGATTAAAATAAGTAAGGGCGATTTTGAGCCGCCAAAAGATACTGAGGGGCTTATTTATGACTGCAAAAAAGAGGACGATGAGGCAGGCGAAGGAGGGGTCGACGGTCAATCTTTATTTGATAAGTAA